A single region of the Pseudalkalibacillus berkeleyi genome encodes:
- a CDS encoding LacI family DNA-binding transcriptional regulator, giving the protein MAVTIKEVAREANVSPSTVSRVISNHPGISENTKKRVRKAMKELGYHPNLQARSLVGKSTQTIGIVMPNSATQALQNPFFPEVIRGISLKACENMYGVYLTTGKTEEETYEQVVAMVQGRRVDGIILLYSRTDDRLMQYLLAEQFPFTVIGRPYKNAEHMTYVDNDNIHITKRITEHLIQNGHEHIAYIGTNMDFVFTIDRMEGYKQALSDAGIPFDEKYIIDDAQIKKEGKEGILKFLEDTAPLTAIVVADDILAIELLSYTEALNLSIPENISMISFNNILLAEYTKPALTTVDINIFQLGFEAASCLVEKIKNPDVLPRRITIPSKMIERKSVKKIK; this is encoded by the coding sequence ATGGCAGTAACGATTAAAGAAGTAGCAAGGGAAGCAAATGTTTCACCTTCGACTGTTTCTCGAGTAATAAGTAACCATCCAGGTATAAGTGAAAATACAAAAAAACGTGTACGTAAAGCGATGAAAGAATTGGGCTATCACCCTAATTTACAAGCGAGAAGTCTTGTCGGTAAGAGCACACAAACAATCGGTATTGTAATGCCCAATTCAGCTACACAAGCACTTCAAAACCCCTTCTTCCCAGAGGTTATTAGAGGTATAAGCTTAAAAGCTTGTGAGAATATGTATGGTGTTTATTTAACAACAGGTAAAACCGAGGAAGAAACCTATGAGCAGGTTGTAGCTATGGTACAAGGACGTAGGGTAGATGGCATCATATTATTATACTCACGTACAGATGACCGATTGATGCAATACTTACTTGCTGAACAATTCCCGTTCACGGTTATAGGTCGACCCTACAAGAATGCGGAACATATGACGTATGTAGATAATGACAATATCCATATTACAAAACGAATAACTGAGCACTTAATACAGAATGGACATGAACATATAGCCTATATCGGAACAAATATGGATTTCGTATTTACTATAGATAGAATGGAAGGTTACAAACAAGCCTTAAGTGATGCTGGGATTCCATTTGATGAAAAATATATCATTGATGACGCTCAAATCAAAAAAGAGGGAAAAGAAGGGATACTTAAATTCCTTGAAGACACTGCTCCTCTCACAGCAATCGTGGTCGCAGATGATATTTTGGCTATTGAATTATTAAGCTATACAGAAGCGCTGAATCTTAGTATTCCTGAAAATATTTCCATGATTAGCTTTAACAATATCTTACTTGCTGAATATACAAAGCCTGCATTAACTACTGTTGATATTAATATATTTCAATTGGGCTTTGAAGCAGCGAGTTGTTTAGTTGAAAAAATTAAAAACCCAGATGTACTTCCAAGACGCATTACCATTCCTTCCAAGATGATTGAACGGAAATCAGTCAAAAAAATTAAGTAG